A portion of the candidate division KSB1 bacterium genome contains these proteins:
- a CDS encoding DUF4254 domain-containing protein → MRRISALIDAEGVQELVQLLDAWTGRWHQECPNMPAKPDGLLELLQALHVCNFSLWHEEDEARRPDVADAVIVAHKRAIDHWNQRRNDTIEQLDGHLLAALQRLGVRPHSGATQNSETPGSILDRLSIASLKIYHMAEQARREDAGPGHRAACEGRRAVLQEQRDDLIVSLERLLKEILAGEKRLKLYRQFKMYNDPALNPALYGAGKGSTKDPQSE, encoded by the coding sequence ATGCGAAGGATTTCCGCCCTCATCGACGCGGAGGGTGTGCAGGAGTTGGTCCAGCTGCTGGACGCCTGGACCGGGCGCTGGCACCAGGAGTGCCCGAACATGCCCGCCAAGCCAGACGGGTTGCTCGAGCTGCTGCAGGCTCTGCATGTGTGCAATTTCTCCCTCTGGCATGAAGAAGACGAGGCGCGCCGTCCGGATGTGGCCGATGCGGTCATCGTCGCGCATAAGAGGGCCATTGACCACTGGAACCAGCGGAGGAATGACACCATCGAGCAGCTGGACGGCCACTTGCTTGCCGCGTTGCAACGACTGGGTGTTCGCCCCCATTCGGGTGCCACGCAAAACTCAGAAACGCCGGGCAGCATCCTGGACCGGTTGTCCATCGCCTCGCTGAAGATCTATCACATGGCCGAACAGGCGCGCCGCGAGGACGCGGGTCCGGGACACCGTGCCGCCTGCGAGGGGCGCCGTGCGGTCCTGCAGGAACAGCGGGATGACCTGATTGTCTCCTTAGAACGCCTGCTCAAGGAGATCCTGGCCGGAGAGAAGAGACTCAAGCTCTATCGGCAGTTCAAGATGTACAACGACCCTGCGCTGAATCCGGCGCTCTACGGTGCCGGAAAAGGGAGCACGAAGGACCCACAAAGCGAATGA
- a CDS encoding nucleotide excision repair endonuclease: MREKLYSYLRGRAGAVPSAQLVRDVLGIEGASPQIAERLIAAAVAGDTRFEHTAAGWQVKGRDLHQVLFLAAVGSRETSQLAFTVLHGLSVAGGGVIAFAGAQRLPKVSWQGSIPACGGGKGSLADLLRAVQAGCVVEFKGTTAFRWLNSLSVRAGFGELECDVFSLQGLARGVLEQKVTSGEKLAAVLGLPLRLENGPLSVSRLLAEELTVLLEHCLEKGISTLDELVELAEPPVPPAHWSSLRFGPEFLRSLPQTPGVYLMLSKLGEVLYVGKARNVRQRVRSYFQASRAEEAKTALLRHHLHDIPIVEVGSELEALLLEHRLIAEHDPPVNRQSEVHARPVRARARANRILLLPSVVPGAVELFFATHGGAFAQLRAQSPLADEEARALLHRLYFSPGQRAPGELEQQLAEILFSWLERNQDSVSWVEVDESRDAEDCLRLLRLHVDNFMPGTRQIFR; this comes from the coding sequence ATGAGGGAGAAGCTGTACAGCTACCTGCGGGGGAGAGCTGGAGCTGTGCCCTCGGCCCAGTTGGTGAGGGACGTGCTGGGGATTGAAGGCGCCTCGCCGCAGATTGCAGAAAGGCTCATCGCTGCTGCCGTGGCAGGCGACACGCGCTTCGAGCACACCGCAGCCGGGTGGCAAGTGAAGGGGCGTGACCTGCACCAGGTGCTCTTCCTGGCGGCCGTCGGGTCGCGCGAGACAAGTCAACTGGCGTTCACGGTCCTACATGGTCTCAGTGTAGCCGGGGGAGGGGTCATTGCATTCGCCGGGGCGCAGCGCCTGCCCAAGGTGAGTTGGCAGGGCAGCATTCCTGCGTGCGGCGGTGGGAAGGGCAGCTTAGCTGACCTTCTTCGGGCAGTGCAGGCGGGCTGCGTCGTGGAGTTCAAAGGAACAACAGCGTTTCGTTGGTTGAACAGCTTGAGCGTGCGCGCCGGCTTCGGGGAGTTGGAGTGCGATGTCTTCTCCCTCCAGGGCCTCGCGCGTGGGGTATTGGAGCAGAAGGTGACTTCGGGAGAAAAACTTGCCGCCGTCCTCGGCTTGCCTTTGCGACTTGAAAACGGTCCTCTGTCCGTGAGCAGGCTCTTGGCGGAGGAGCTCACCGTGCTCCTGGAACATTGCTTGGAGAAAGGCATCTCCACCTTAGATGAGCTCGTGGAGCTTGCCGAGCCGCCTGTTCCGCCGGCGCATTGGTCCAGCCTCCGCTTTGGCCCTGAGTTTCTGCGGAGCCTGCCGCAGACGCCGGGTGTGTATCTCATGCTCTCCAAGCTTGGCGAGGTCCTCTACGTGGGCAAAGCGCGCAATGTGCGCCAGCGGGTGCGCAGCTACTTCCAGGCCTCGCGCGCTGAAGAGGCAAAGACTGCCTTGTTGCGCCACCACTTGCACGACATACCCATCGTGGAGGTGGGCTCTGAGCTTGAGGCCTTACTGTTAGAACATCGTCTGATTGCGGAGCACGATCCGCCAGTGAACCGGCAGTCGGAGGTGCATGCGCGGCCAGTTAGGGCGCGGGCGCGGGCCAACCGCATCCTGCTCCTTCCCTCCGTGGTGCCCGGGGCCGTGGAGCTGTTCTTCGCCACCCACGGCGGGGCGTTCGCGCAGTTGCGGGCACAATCCCCGCTGGCCGACGAGGAAGCGCGCGCCCTTTTGCACAGGCTCTACTTCTCTCCTGGCCAAAGGGCGCCAGGGGAATTGGAACAGCAGCTTGCCGAGATCCTTTTTAGCTGGTTGGAACGAAACCAGGACAGCGTGAGCTGGGTGGAAGTGGATGAGTCGCGCGATGCAGAGGACTGCCTGCGCCTCCTCAGGCTGCATGTGGACAACTTCATGCCGGGCACCAGGCAGATCTTCCGCTGA
- a CDS encoding M14 family metallopeptidase, with amino-acid sequence MRKALRTRGGILIAVLLLLGAAGDSRAQVPSPEQFFGFRLGSDRCLVDYDQLVAYFRSLAEASPRVRLHFVGPTTEGNPFLVVAIGSEANLQRQGYHREVQAQLADARRTPPVQASRLVQEARGIVSINCSIHPTEIGAAQMAPELAYELATDESAAAQLVRDEVILLLIPAHNPDGLNMVVRWYRQQLGTPYEGSSPPWLYHRYAGHDLNRDWFMLTQAETGLTVDSVYNAWLPHVVLDMHQMGSFGARLFLPPYVDPIDPNVDPVLQAAMTMLGTEVALELTARGLAGVIMNANFDAWTPARAYPNYHGGIRFLSEAAGCRLATPVTIRPEELAARGRQELLMRRWNMPLPWTGGRWTLRHIVDYDKAVAWAILQQVARNREQWVRNAYLVAQNALCPRDDVSAFLVPPHQHDRVAAIEMLKILRRGLLKVYQAAKPFRVGSRSYGAGTYVIPLAQPFGSYARTLLEPARYEAPRVHPEAPPAEPYDVTAHQLPLLMGVTTEKVVGPLPSDLVLQEAALLPQGGIAGRRTGAAYLLSPADDRAFAIVNFVLARGGRVQWAKRHFEAAGRRWPAGTFVLEHMSFWRSVDSLATVLGVELLPVEAIPSAEAWPLHQPRVGIYQSYVPVADEGWLRWVLERDGFAYKVLHDADVRAGDLAQAFDVIVLPSMGERVLLEGASKEQYPAAYSGGLGRAGVEQLRAFVEQGGTLVAFGAACSLPLRHFALPLRNVLAGEQGRDFRCPGSLLRVRCDTQHPLCFGMPTSAAIFMSEAMAFSCDTAQAPISFASDSLLLSGWLQGERLIAGRAALAECQLGRGRAILFGFRPHFRAWTVATFRVLFNTLYWAAVEKRR; translated from the coding sequence GTGAGGAAAGCGCTGCGCACCCGCGGAGGTATCCTCATTGCCGTCCTGTTGCTCTTGGGGGCAGCGGGAGATAGCAGGGCGCAGGTACCCAGCCCGGAGCAGTTTTTCGGCTTCCGCTTGGGCAGTGACCGCTGCCTTGTCGATTATGACCAGCTGGTGGCCTACTTTCGCTCCCTTGCTGAGGCATCGCCGCGTGTACGCCTGCATTTTGTGGGCCCCACGACCGAGGGCAATCCGTTTCTTGTAGTGGCGATCGGTTCCGAGGCTAACCTGCAGCGGCAAGGCTACCATCGTGAGGTGCAGGCCCAGCTTGCCGATGCGCGGCGCACGCCCCCGGTGCAAGCCTCGCGCCTTGTGCAAGAGGCCCGCGGCATCGTGAGCATCAACTGCAGCATCCATCCCACCGAGATCGGCGCCGCGCAGATGGCCCCAGAACTTGCTTATGAGCTGGCGACAGACGAATCCGCCGCCGCCCAGCTTGTGCGTGACGAAGTGATCCTGCTCTTGATTCCGGCGCACAACCCGGACGGCCTCAATATGGTCGTCCGCTGGTACCGCCAGCAGCTGGGGACGCCGTACGAGGGGAGCAGCCCGCCGTGGCTTTACCACCGCTACGCCGGGCACGACCTGAACCGCGACTGGTTCATGCTCACTCAGGCGGAAACCGGCCTCACCGTGGACAGTGTGTACAATGCCTGGCTGCCACACGTGGTGCTGGACATGCATCAGATGGGCAGTTTTGGTGCGCGTCTCTTCCTCCCGCCCTACGTCGACCCCATTGACCCTAATGTCGACCCCGTGCTGCAGGCAGCGATGACCATGCTCGGCACCGAGGTGGCTCTGGAACTTACCGCCCGAGGACTTGCCGGGGTAATCATGAATGCCAACTTTGATGCCTGGACACCGGCGCGTGCCTATCCAAACTACCATGGAGGCATTCGCTTCCTCTCCGAGGCCGCCGGTTGTCGGCTGGCGACACCGGTGACGATCCGCCCAGAAGAACTTGCCGCCCGTGGTCGCCAGGAGCTGCTCATGCGCCGGTGGAATATGCCCTTGCCGTGGACGGGCGGCAGGTGGACTTTGCGCCACATTGTGGACTATGACAAGGCGGTGGCCTGGGCGATCTTGCAGCAGGTGGCTCGCAATCGCGAGCAATGGGTGCGCAACGCCTACCTCGTCGCGCAGAACGCCCTCTGCCCCCGGGACGATGTCTCTGCCTTCCTGGTGCCGCCCCATCAGCACGACCGGGTGGCAGCCATCGAGATGCTGAAGATTCTGCGCCGTGGCTTGCTGAAGGTCTACCAGGCGGCCAAGCCCTTCCGTGTCGGGAGCCGCTCGTATGGGGCAGGCACGTATGTGATCCCGCTGGCGCAGCCATTTGGCAGTTATGCACGCACGTTGTTGGAGCCCGCGCGCTACGAAGCGCCTCGCGTACACCCAGAGGCGCCACCTGCAGAACCGTACGACGTCACCGCTCACCAGCTTCCCCTGCTCATGGGCGTGACGACCGAGAAGGTTGTTGGCCCCTTGCCGTCAGACCTGGTGCTGCAAGAAGCCGCGCTCCTTCCGCAGGGGGGCATTGCCGGGCGCCGAACCGGTGCGGCTTACCTCTTGTCGCCTGCTGACGATCGTGCCTTCGCCATCGTGAACTTTGTGCTGGCACGAGGGGGACGAGTGCAATGGGCTAAGCGGCACTTCGAGGCGGCCGGGCGCCGATGGCCCGCGGGCACCTTCGTGCTGGAACACATGTCTTTCTGGCGGTCGGTGGACAGCTTAGCAACTGTCCTGGGAGTGGAGCTGCTCCCAGTCGAAGCCATTCCTTCGGCAGAGGCTTGGCCTCTCCACCAGCCGCGTGTGGGGATCTACCAGAGCTATGTGCCGGTAGCCGACGAAGGATGGCTCAGATGGGTCTTGGAGCGCGATGGCTTCGCCTACAAGGTCCTGCACGATGCCGATGTGCGGGCCGGAGACCTTGCGCAGGCGTTCGACGTCATAGTGCTGCCGAGCATGGGGGAGCGGGTTCTCTTGGAGGGGGCCAGCAAAGAGCAATATCCGGCTGCGTACAGCGGCGGCCTCGGCCGTGCCGGTGTCGAGCAGCTTCGCGCGTTCGTCGAGCAAGGCGGAACGCTTGTCGCCTTTGGAGCTGCTTGCTCGCTGCCTTTGCGCCACTTCGCCCTGCCGCTGCGCAACGTGCTGGCCGGTGAGCAGGGGCGTGATTTTCGGTGCCCTGGCTCGCTCCTCCGCGTGCGCTGCGACACCCAGCATCCCCTTTGCTTTGGCATGCCTACCTCCGCGGCAATCTTCATGAGCGAGGCCATGGCCTTTTCCTGCGACACCGCTCAGGCGCCGATTTCTTTCGCCTCGGACAGCTTGCTGCTGAGCGGCTGGCTGCAGGGCGAGAGGCTGATCGCTGGGCGCGCTGCGCTGGCCGAATGCCAGCTCGGCAGAGGCAGGGCCATTCTCTTCGGCTTCAGGCCCCACTTCCGCGCTTGGACGGTGGCGACCTTCAGAGTCTTGTTCAACACGCTGTATTGGGCTGCAGTCGAAAAGCGCCGGTGA
- a CDS encoding STAS domain-containing protein has translation MAIKEQLQGDVAVLQVKGNLMGGPETVEVHEKVKELVGRGIKGVVLDLSKVKWVNSSGLGAIMGAMTTLRNAQGDIRLAGVAEKVQSLLMITKLVTIFETFPTVERAVESFRK, from the coding sequence ATGGCGATCAAAGAGCAGTTGCAGGGAGACGTCGCAGTCCTTCAGGTCAAGGGTAATTTGATGGGGGGTCCTGAGACGGTTGAGGTCCACGAGAAGGTCAAGGAACTGGTGGGCAGGGGCATCAAGGGCGTGGTCCTCGACTTGTCCAAAGTGAAGTGGGTGAACAGCTCCGGTTTGGGTGCCATCATGGGCGCCATGACCACGTTGCGCAATGCACAGGGCGACATCCGCCTGGCGGGCGTCGCCGAAAAAGTGCAAAGCCTGCTCATGATTACCAAACTGGTCACCATCTTCGAGACATTCCCCACGGTCGAACGGGCGGTCGAAAGCTTCCGGAAGTAG
- a CDS encoding T9SS type A sorting domain-containing protein — MVTGYCWSRVWRWGATVMLLGGPLLAADLQRPYDPVVLQGRHLALFVGAPVANMRVYSYRADSDQWLPIPFQIDERDNLSTYFAPAYNGVLDSLDEVVFMASDAGDLCPEDAWVADAEARANRRYLVTVADTLDGLRQGYVYIYLSSSLATSSSHYVGYDSAMDLVTGVSYTIQNGVKGFADYLAINAAAGGDSLDFLDRQKFRLQVNVYGLNIEPFTEDHPWISLRRVDARAGAVRVIRSQVILFSGSVLGVSFTDSLKLTTFYYPYLSYMATGERSLVTIPNVSLRMLRFSYDLNSRAFGMIFYNPYNQAGNRINAIEAAGFKDTLLWPGTNWYLIVADPSYPGAVLSRASVLGVVALGGNPISDRYRLFFRDTASPESPNTGEDGSYGETGLILEDNDTMVGTLNLTYWSYYFPFNLSYQQAEQLGRQASAALQAWGVPEVYDVIPPARMADLGVVDVQQQSVTLSLTAPGDDGWSGGAATSYEVRYSTQAVGADTAAWWAAAAALAAPPQPGPPGQAQVIIIAGLQQSTTYYFVAVALDNVGNRSAYSNVATATTLPAPDNVPPARIADLAVVDVQRQAVTLGLTAPGDDGWSGGPASSYEVRYATEAVGADTAAWWATAAVFSAPPPPGQPGEPQTITVPGLQENTTYYFLVVAVDEVGNRSGYSNVAEGTTLPAPDEIPPARIADLAIEQVQDDYVTLSLTAPGDDGWLGGAVSAYEVRYSTQPVGADTTAWWEAATVFASPPQPVQPGLGQTITVIGLAKNRTYYFVVVALDDRGNRSPYSNVASATTLPVELASFQAHPGEGQVVLEWTTKSESNNYGFEVQRREGNGGEWLALGFVRGGGTTTRPRSYRFVDQKVLARTYSYRLKQLDNDGRFEYSPVVEVTVEPPSAFALAGNYPNPFNPGTEISYRIAKPADGEQVHVRLTIYNMLGQEIATLVDAPQPPGWYVVAWDGRDALGRAAGSGLYICRLQAGAFAATMKMLKMQ; from the coding sequence ATGGTTACTGGGTACTGCTGGAGTCGAGTGTGGCGTTGGGGTGCCACGGTCATGCTGCTTGGTGGGCCACTTTTGGCCGCAGACCTGCAGCGGCCCTACGACCCCGTGGTGCTGCAGGGACGCCATCTGGCGCTATTTGTCGGTGCGCCGGTGGCAAACATGCGGGTCTACTCCTATCGCGCCGACAGTGACCAGTGGCTCCCCATCCCGTTCCAGATTGACGAGCGCGACAACCTCTCCACCTACTTCGCCCCTGCCTACAACGGGGTGCTCGATTCCCTCGATGAGGTGGTCTTCATGGCCTCTGATGCGGGCGACCTCTGCCCCGAGGATGCCTGGGTGGCAGATGCGGAGGCGCGGGCCAATAGGCGCTATCTCGTCACCGTGGCGGACACTCTGGATGGACTAAGGCAGGGGTATGTGTACATCTACCTGTCGTCCTCCCTTGCCACCTCGTCCTCTCACTACGTGGGGTATGACTCTGCCATGGACCTGGTCACCGGTGTCAGCTACACCATCCAGAACGGAGTGAAGGGCTTTGCCGACTACTTGGCCATCAATGCTGCGGCCGGGGGCGATAGCCTCGACTTCCTTGACCGGCAGAAGTTTCGCCTGCAGGTGAATGTCTACGGCCTGAACATTGAGCCATTCACCGAGGACCACCCCTGGATCAGTCTGCGTCGGGTCGATGCTCGCGCCGGTGCGGTGCGGGTGATCCGCTCCCAAGTGATACTGTTCAGTGGGTCGGTGTTGGGCGTGTCGTTCACCGATAGCCTCAAGCTGACGACCTTCTACTATCCGTACCTGTCCTACATGGCCACTGGCGAGCGCTCGTTGGTGACCATACCAAACGTGAGCTTGCGCATGCTCCGTTTTTCCTACGACCTCAACTCCCGCGCCTTTGGCATGATTTTCTACAATCCCTACAACCAGGCCGGCAATCGCATCAATGCGATCGAGGCCGCGGGCTTCAAAGATACCCTGCTCTGGCCAGGGACCAACTGGTACCTGATCGTGGCCGATCCAAGCTATCCGGGGGCGGTACTCAGCAGAGCTTCGGTATTGGGTGTCGTCGCGTTGGGCGGGAACCCGATTAGCGACCGCTATCGGCTCTTTTTCCGCGATACCGCCTCACCGGAATCGCCGAACACCGGCGAGGACGGTTCTTACGGGGAGACCGGGCTTATCTTGGAAGACAATGACACGATGGTGGGCACCCTGAACTTGACCTACTGGTCGTACTACTTCCCGTTCAACCTCTCTTATCAGCAGGCAGAGCAACTGGGCAGGCAAGCAAGCGCAGCGCTGCAGGCGTGGGGGGTGCCCGAGGTCTACGACGTGATCCCACCTGCGCGAATGGCCGACCTCGGAGTGGTGGATGTCCAGCAACAGTCGGTGACACTCAGCCTCACCGCTCCAGGGGATGATGGGTGGTCTGGAGGAGCGGCCACAAGCTACGAGGTTCGCTACTCCACGCAAGCGGTGGGGGCCGATACGGCCGCCTGGTGGGCGGCAGCTGCGGCTCTTGCTGCTCCACCGCAACCTGGGCCGCCTGGGCAGGCGCAGGTCATCATCATCGCCGGCTTGCAGCAGAGCACGACTTACTACTTCGTCGCCGTGGCGCTCGACAACGTGGGCAACCGCTCCGCTTACTCAAACGTCGCCACCGCCACTACACTGCCGGCTCCAGACAACGTGCCCCCTGCGCGGATTGCCGACCTTGCAGTGGTGGATGTCCAGCGGCAAGCGGTGACGCTCGGCCTGACTGCGCCAGGGGATGATGGCTGGTCCGGAGGTCCCGCCTCAAGCTACGAGGTTCGCTACGCCACCGAGGCGGTGGGAGCTGACACAGCGGCGTGGTGGGCGACGGCTGCGGTTTTCTCGGCTCCTCCACCGCCTGGACAGCCGGGTGAACCGCAGACCATCACCGTCCCTGGGTTGCAGGAGAACACGACGTACTACTTCCTTGTCGTGGCCGTCGACGAGGTGGGCAACCGCTCTGGCTATTCCAATGTTGCGGAGGGCACCACACTGCCTGCTCCGGACGAGATTCCTCCTGCGCGGATCGCCGACCTAGCGATTGAGCAGGTGCAAGATGACTACGTGACCTTGAGCCTTACCGCCCCTGGCGATGACGGATGGCTCGGGGGCGCTGTGTCGGCCTATGAAGTCCGCTACTCCACGCAGCCGGTGGGCGCAGACACTACTGCCTGGTGGGAGGCCGCCACGGTCTTCGCGTCCCCGCCGCAGCCTGTACAACCGGGCCTGGGGCAGACCATCACGGTGATTGGATTGGCCAAGAACAGGACGTACTACTTTGTGGTCGTGGCGCTGGATGACAGGGGCAATCGCTCGCCCTATTCGAACGTGGCCTCTGCAACCACGCTCCCTGTGGAGTTGGCGAGCTTCCAGGCCCATCCAGGCGAAGGCCAGGTGGTGCTGGAGTGGACGACGAAGAGCGAGAGCAACAACTACGGTTTCGAGGTGCAGCGCAGGGAGGGAAACGGGGGCGAGTGGCTGGCCCTGGGCTTTGTGCGCGGCGGCGGCACCACCACCAGACCCCGGAGCTACCGTTTCGTCGACCAGAAAGTGTTGGCGCGCACCTACTCCTACAGGCTCAAGCAGCTGGACAACGACGGGCGCTTCGAGTACTCGCCGGTAGTGGAGGTTACGGTGGAGCCGCCCAGCGCTTTCGCATTGGCTGGCAACTATCCGAACCCATTCAACCCAGGAACTGAGATCTCCTACCGCATAGCCAAGCCTGCCGATGGTGAACAGGTCCACGTGCGGCTGACCATCTACAACATGCTCGGCCAGGAGATTGCAACTTTGGTGGACGCCCCCCAACCGCCGGGATGGTACGTTGTTGCCTGGGATGGCCGGGACGCATTGGGGCGCGCTGCTGGCTCCGGCCTCTACATCTGCCGCCTGCAGGCAGGGGCATTTGCCGCCACAATGAAGATGCTCAAAATGCAGTGA
- a CDS encoding SPOR domain-containing protein yields MMSRIALWTLGALLGLTALVAGCATTPRGKESTSAAKKVSGVVEDWDPASLKESEPAIPVPEGVARPSKGVVTQPEPFGTETAAQPSLLQGYRVQIISTPFEEVAREVRKEAVLKFEEPVYMVFDAPYYKVRVGDCLSRFEAEELQQKAIEKGFGQAWVVRTMVTPGGASQQP; encoded by the coding sequence ATGATGAGTAGGATAGCTTTGTGGACTCTTGGCGCATTGCTGGGTCTGACTGCCCTGGTGGCGGGTTGTGCCACTACGCCGCGAGGGAAGGAATCCACCTCTGCTGCCAAGAAGGTGAGCGGCGTGGTGGAGGACTGGGACCCGGCAAGTCTTAAGGAGAGCGAGCCGGCAATCCCCGTGCCGGAGGGGGTGGCTCGTCCCAGCAAGGGTGTGGTCACGCAGCCGGAACCTTTCGGCACAGAGACGGCAGCGCAGCCATCGTTGCTCCAGGGTTACCGGGTGCAAATCATCTCCACGCCCTTCGAGGAAGTGGCCCGTGAGGTGCGCAAGGAGGCTGTGCTCAAGTTCGAAGAGCCCGTGTACATGGTCTTCGATGCACCTTACTACAAGGTGCGGGTCGGTGATTGTCTCTCCCGTTTCGAGGCGGAGGAGCTCCAGCAAAAGGCCATCGAGAAAGGATTTGGCCAGGCCTGGGTGGTGCGCACCATGGTCACGCCTGGGGGTGCGTCGCAGCAGCCGTAG
- a CDS encoding YebC/PmpR family DNA-binding transcriptional regulator, whose product MSGHSKWHSIKHKKAKVDAERGRLFTRLIREITTAARVGGGDENANPRLRAAVAAAKAANMPAANIEKAIKKGTGELPGVVYEEAIYEGYGPGGAAIMVETLTDNKNRTVAEIRHLFSKYNGNLGENGCVAWMFEKKGVITVKPSGKSEDDLLAIALEAGAEDLRNQGETYEITTSPAEFENVKRALLAKNLEIERAELTMYPKRTVKVEGKNAETLLKLMDALEEQEDVQNLYSNFDIDDKVLEELEQS is encoded by the coding sequence ATGTCCGGACATTCAAAGTGGCATAGCATAAAGCACAAGAAGGCCAAAGTTGATGCGGAGCGTGGTCGGCTTTTCACGCGGCTGATCCGCGAAATCACCACTGCTGCACGCGTCGGCGGTGGGGATGAGAACGCCAACCCTCGCCTGCGCGCCGCGGTCGCTGCTGCTAAGGCGGCCAACATGCCGGCGGCGAACATCGAAAAGGCCATCAAGAAGGGTACTGGGGAACTGCCCGGCGTCGTTTACGAGGAAGCGATCTACGAGGGTTACGGGCCAGGTGGGGCGGCCATCATGGTGGAGACGCTCACCGACAACAAGAATCGCACGGTCGCCGAGATTAGGCACCTGTTCAGCAAGTACAACGGCAACCTCGGCGAAAATGGCTGCGTGGCCTGGATGTTCGAGAAGAAGGGTGTGATCACGGTCAAGCCCTCGGGCAAGTCGGAAGACGATCTCTTAGCCATTGCCTTGGAGGCAGGAGCAGAAGACCTGCGCAACCAGGGGGAGACCTACGAAATCACGACCTCGCCGGCGGAATTTGAGAACGTCAAGCGTGCGCTCCTCGCCAAGAATCTTGAGATTGAAAGGGCAGAGCTCACTATGTATCCGAAGCGCACGGTGAAGGTGGAAGGCAAGAACGCCGAGACCCTTCTCAAACTCATGGACGCCCTGGAGGAGCAAGAAGACGTGCAGAACCTCTACTCCAACTTCGACATTGACGACAAGGTCTTGGAAGAGCTGGAGCAGAGTTAG
- the ruvC gene encoding crossover junction endodeoxyribonuclease RuvC, with the protein MYVLGVDPGVARTGYGVVVADGQRLSAGGYGSIITAAHLPLARRLRTIYDELGALLESCPVEGVAIEELFLAKNPRLALNVGHARGVVLLLAEQHGLPVFEYAVTEVKRAVVGNGVASKEQVRYMVSKLLGLQEAPRMYDAADALAVALCHAQRWALKQR; encoded by the coding sequence GTGTATGTGTTAGGCGTTGACCCTGGGGTGGCGCGCACTGGCTACGGCGTGGTAGTCGCAGACGGACAGCGCCTTAGCGCGGGCGGCTATGGCAGCATCATCACCGCAGCGCACCTCCCCCTCGCCAGGCGGTTGCGCACCATCTATGACGAGCTGGGCGCCTTGCTCGAGTCCTGTCCCGTGGAAGGGGTGGCGATTGAAGAGCTCTTCTTGGCCAAGAACCCACGCTTGGCCTTGAACGTGGGACACGCGCGCGGCGTCGTGCTCCTTTTGGCCGAACAGCATGGGCTCCCGGTGTTCGAGTACGCGGTCACCGAGGTGAAACGGGCGGTTGTGGGCAACGGAGTGGCCTCCAAGGAACAGGTGCGGTACATGGTAAGCAAGCTTCTCGGCCTGCAAGAAGCGCCGCGCATGTACGATGCGGCAGACGCGCTGGCTGTGGCCCTGTGCCACGCCCAACGCTGGGCCCTGAAGCAGAGGTGA
- the ruvA gene encoding Holliday junction branch migration protein RuvA, protein MIAYLKGTLVHKAPTRAIVEVAGVGFDVAIPLSSFEALGTPGGEVRLLTYLHVREDGLELFGFATAEEREMFVRLLSVTGIGPRLAHTILCGSTVHDLRQHIARGDAEALAAVRGIGKKLAQRLVVDLQERFAAELETAGGVPGARGKVAPEVVEDALLALVSLGHTRDAAQKTLQGVLAQVAPQEALTAEELVKRALRNV, encoded by the coding sequence ATGATTGCCTACCTCAAGGGTACGCTGGTCCACAAAGCCCCCACGCGCGCCATCGTCGAAGTGGCGGGCGTCGGATTCGATGTTGCTATCCCCCTTTCGAGCTTCGAAGCTTTGGGAACCCCTGGGGGCGAAGTCCGGCTTCTCACCTACCTGCACGTCCGGGAAGACGGTCTGGAACTCTTTGGCTTTGCCACGGCGGAGGAGCGAGAGATGTTCGTCCGTCTGCTCTCGGTGACCGGCATCGGGCCCCGGTTGGCGCACACCATCCTGTGTGGGAGCACGGTGCACGACCTGCGCCAGCACATCGCCAGGGGGGACGCCGAGGCGCTGGCCGCGGTGCGCGGCATTGGCAAGAAGCTGGCCCAGCGCCTGGTGGTGGATTTGCAGGAGCGCTTCGCTGCAGAGCTGGAGACGGCCGGCGGCGTTCCCGGTGCCAGGGGTAAGGTGGCGCCCGAAGTGGTAGAAGATGCCCTGCTGGCGCTCGTTTCGTTGGGCCATACCCGTGACGCTGCGCAGAAGACCCTGCAGGGCGTACTCGCGCAAGTTGCGCCGCAAGAGGCGCTTACGGCCGAAGAGCTCGTCAAACGCGCTTTGCGCAACGTGTGA